In Glycine max cultivar Williams 82 chromosome 7, Glycine_max_v4.0, whole genome shotgun sequence, a single window of DNA contains:
- the LOC100804592 gene encoding histone-lysine N-methyltransferase family member SUVH9: MNFLFSRENLPPPPGIPIPATIAAANTTPNPILIPKLEPFDELLNTHTPQQQQQSQDPSFSNGSLDLDLDLDLKLVCDETPGAFSGDPSLLSDFNRLSQLFKTAFTNNNAVLDPIAQGLQQLQNDAVSDPLDGTTVVPPQSFQNSDPGMQQQQQYPNGAVSDPDSRAIVPVPEEGRSSSVAVTTPRQRRFKELVRLTDVGGPEQRHFRDVVRRTRMVYDSLRVLATVEDEGRVDARRGRSDLRASAVMRNCGLWLNRDKRIVGAIPGVCIGDVFLYRMELCVVGLHGQPQAGIDYLPASMSSNGEPIATSVIVSGGYEDDVDEGDVIIYSGHGGQDKHSRQVFHQKLEGGNLAMERSMHYGIEVRVIRGVRYEGAASATGRLYVYDGLYRIHECWFDVGKSGFGVYKYKLCRIDGQAKMGTVVMKEALMLRKDPLSFKPTCCLSLDVSNRKENVAVRLFNDIDPNYDPLQYEYLVKTNFPQFVFHQSGRGTGCECADGCVEGCFCAMKNGGDFPYNQSGILLRGKPLVFECGPFCRCPPHCRNRVTQKGLKNRLEVFRSRETGWGVRSMDLIQAGAFICEYTGVVLTREQARLLTMNGDSLIYPNRFTDRWAEWGDLSMIDSNFVRPSYPSIPPLDFAMDVSRMRNVACYMSHSSTPNVLVQFVLYDHNNLMFPRLMLFAMESIPPMRELSLDYGVADEWTGKLSICNE; encoded by the coding sequence atgaattttctcttttcacgGGAAAACCTTCCCCCACCTCCGGGAATCCCAATCCCCGCCACCATTGCCGCCGCCAACACCACCCCAAACCCAATTCTAATCCCAAAGCTCGAACCTTTCGACGAATTGCTCAACACCCACAcaccccaacaacaacaacaatctcaGGACCCCAGTTTTTCAAATGGGTCCCTTGACCTCGACCTCGACCTCGACCTCAAGCTCGTCTGCGACGAAACCCCCGGTGCTTTCTCTGGCGACCCAAGCTTGCTCTCAGATTTCAACCGTCTCTCTCAGCTTTTCAAAACCGCTTTCACCAACAACAACGCCGTTCTCGACCCCATCGCCCAAGGGCTCCAGCAGCTCCAAAACGACGCTGTTTCCGACCCTCTAGACGGCACTACCGTTGTTCCACCGCAGAGCTTCCAAAATTCGGACCCCGGgatgcagcagcagcagcagtacCCGAACGGGGCCGTTTCGGACCCGGATTCGCGGGCAATTGTGCCGGTCCCGGAGGAAGGGCGGTCCTCTTCGGTGGCGGTCACCACGCCGCGGCAGCGGCGCTTCAAGGAGCTGGTCCGCCTGACGGATGTCGGCGGGCCGGAGCAACGGCACTTCCGGGACGTGGTCCGCCGGACGAGGATGGTTTACGACTCCCTGCGCGTCCTGGCGACGGTGGAGGACGAGGGCCGGGTGGATGCCCGCCGGGGGCGCAGCGATCTGCGCGCCTCGGCGGTGATGAGGAACTGTGGCCTGTGGCTGAACCGTGACAAGAGAATTGTTGGTGCAATTCCCGGTGTCTGCATTGGTGATGTGTTCCTTTATAGGATGGAGTTGTGTGTTGTTGGCCTTCACGGTCAGCCTCAGGCTGGGATTGATTATCTCCCTGCTAGCATGAGTTCCAATGGTGAACCAATTGCCACTAGTGTCATTGTTTCTGGTGGTTATGAGGATGATGTTGATGAGGGTGATGTTATTATTTACTCTGGCCATGGTGGCCAGGACAAGCATTCTAGGCAGGTTTTCCACCAGAAGCTTGAGGGGGGGAACCTTGCAATGGAGAGGAGTATGCACTATGGGATTGAGGTGAGGGTCATTCGCGGAGTGCGGTATGAGGGTGCTGCCTCTGCTACTGGGAGGTTGTATGTGTATGATGGGTTGTATAGAATTCATGAGTGCTGGTTTGATGTGGGGAAGTCGGGTTTTGGGGTTTATAAGTATAAGCTGTGTAGGATTGATGGGCAGGCTAAGATGGGGACTGTGGTGATGAAGGAGGCGCTTATGCTTAGGAAGGATCCCTTGAGTTTCAAACCCACGTGTTGTTTGTCGCTTGATGTTTCAAATAGGAAGGAGAATGTGGCGGTTCGGCTTTTCAATGACATTGATCCTAACTATGACCCTCTGCAGTATGAGTATCTTGTGAAGACAAATTTTCCGCAGTTTGTGTTCCATCAGAGCGGGAGGGGGACAGGTTGTGAGTGTGCGGACGGGTGTGTTGAGGGGTGCTTTTGTGCCATGAAGAATGGAGGGGATTTTCCTTATAATCAGAGTGGGATTCTCTTGAGAGGGAAGCCTTTGGTTTTTGAGTGTGGCCCATTTTGTCGTTGTCCTCCTCATTGTCGGAACCGTGTCACGCAGAAGGGGTTGAAAAATAGGTTGGAAGTGTTCAGATCTAGGGAAACTGGTTGGGGAGTTAGGTCCATGGACCTTATTCAAGCTGGTGCTTTTATATGCGAGTACACAGGGGTTGTTCTGACTAGGGAGCAAGCACGGCTTTTGACTATGAATGGTGATTCCTTGATATATCCAAATCGGTTTACTGATAGGTGGGCAGAATGGGGGGACTTGTCTATGATAGACTCCAATTTTGTGCGTCCATCATATCCGTCAATACCTCCTTTGGATTTTGCCATGGATGTGTCAAGAATGAGGAATGTTGCTTGCTATATGAGTCATAGTTCAACTCCCAATGTGTTGGTTCAGTTTGTTCTGTATGATCACAATAATTTGATGTTCCCTCGCCTTATGCTATTTGCGATGGAGAGCATCCCTCCGATGAGAGAGCTCAGCCTTGATTATGGGGTAGCTGATGAGTGGACAGGAAAGCTCTCTATATGCAATGAATga